TCCATGACCACTCTGCCCGACCGGCCGCGTACGGCCCTGCTCGTCATCGACGTCCAGAAGGGCGTGGTGGCGGGCGCGCCCCGGCGCGACGAGGTGATCGCCAACATCGGCGCCCTGATCGACACCGCCCGCGCGCAGGGCGCTCCGGTCGTCTGGATACAGCACTCGGACGGCGAACTGGTGCGCGGCAGCGAGAACTGGCAGTACGTCGAGGAGCTGGTCCGCCTCGATCCGGAGCCGCTCGTGCACAAGACCTACTTCGACTCCTTCGAGGACACGGAGCTGGAGTCGGTGCTCGCCGAACACGGGGTGGGCCGGGTCTTCGTCACGGGTGCGCAGACGGACGCGTGCATCCGCTCGACCCTGCACGGAGCCTTCGTGCGGGGCTACGACGTGACGCTGGTCGGTGACGCGCACACCACGGAGGATCTCAGCCAGTACGGCGCGCCCGCCCCGGAGCAGGTCATCGCCCACACCAACCTGTACTGGTCGTGGCAGAGCGCGCCCGGCCGCAGCGCGGGCACGGTGGACACGGCGAAGGTGACGTTCGAGGGGACCGCGACGGGCTGAGCCGCTCCCGCGAGGGCAGGGCCAGGCGGGGCGGCGTGAGGGGCGGGCGGGCGCCCGCGCGGTCGCCTTGCGGGCTCCGGCCTCGACGGCGCGCACGACGGGGAGCGCCTTGCCGCGGAACGCGGTGCGCACGCCCTTGAGGCGGAGCCCTCGTCCGGGTCGGAGCGGAAGATGTCGGTCGCCGGCGTCCGCGTGCCGGCCGGTCGGGGCGGTGGGTCCGACGGCGTCGCCTGGCGCGAACCGCCGGCCGTCACGCAGCGGTACCGTGTGGCGCCCCGGCCCGCTCCTTGCGTGCGCGGCGACCAGGGCCGGCGGGGCGCCGAGGACTGCTCCGGCGGCCGGTGCGACCGCGGGGGCGGCGAGGACCGGTCTGCGCGTGACCGACGTGGACGGCTCTCCCCGCATCCGGACATCGGAATCGGAAGTCCTCGCAACTCATCGCCGCCCAACAGGATCTGACGACGCCCCACTCCGGCCCGTCCAGGGTGCGGAAATCCCCCTGCGTCCTCGTGAACCCTCTGGGCCGCTCTCGGTGAAGATCGGCCGGTTCTGCCTCTTGACCCCGGCGCACGTCCGCTGTGCGGCCGCCCCACAGGGGTTCCGGTCCACGCGCGGGCCGTACGCACTAGGCTGGAACGGAAGTGACCTGCCTGTTCACTGTGAGTGCCCG
The window above is part of the Streptomyces sp. NBC_00425 genome. Proteins encoded here:
- a CDS encoding cysteine hydrolase family protein, which translates into the protein MTTLPDRPRTALLVIDVQKGVVAGAPRRDEVIANIGALIDTARAQGAPVVWIQHSDGELVRGSENWQYVEELVRLDPEPLVHKTYFDSFEDTELESVLAEHGVGRVFVTGAQTDACIRSTLHGAFVRGYDVTLVGDAHTTEDLSQYGAPAPEQVIAHTNLYWSWQSAPGRSAGTVDTAKVTFEGTATG